From Halorussus lipolyticus:
TCGGCGACGCAGTTGACGCGCTGGAGGAGGACGACGAGGTTCGCGCCCTCCTACTGGTCGGCGAGGGCGACAAGGCCTTCTCCGCCGGTGCCGACGTCCAGAGCATGACCGCCGGCGGCGGCGACCCGCTTCAGGCGGTCGAACTCTCGAAGACAGGTCAAGAGACCTTCGGCAAACTCGAAGCGTGCCCGATGCCCGTCGTGGCGGCCATCGACGGCTACTGTCTGGGCGGCGGGATGGAACTGGCCACCTGCGCCGACATGCGTCTGGCCACCGAACGCTCCGAGATGGGCCAGCCAGAACATAACTTGGGTCTCCTCCCCGGTTGGGGCGGCACCCAGCGCCTCAAACACATCGTCGGCGAAGGCCGCGCCAAGGAAATCATCTTCACCGCCGACCGCTTCGACCCCGAGACCATGGCGGACTACGGCTTCCTCAACGAAGTCGTGGACGTCTCGGAGTTCGAGGACCGCGCCTTCGAACTCGCCGCTGACCTCGCCGGCGGACCGCCCATCGCCCAGAAGTACACCAAGCGCGCGATGCTCGCGGGCAGAGACGACACCGACGCCGGTCTGGCGGTCGAATCGCAGGCCTTCGGCCAACTCATGAACACCGACGACCTGATGGAAGGCATCACGGCGTTCATGGGCGACGGTGAACCGGACTTCCAAGGGAAGTGAGCGAAGCGAACTGGCCGTAGGCGAGTCGGGGATTCGACCATCTATTTCTGTTTTAAAGCCATACTATTCTGTCCTCGGGAGCTATCTGCGCCGCTGAGCAGTATCTATCGTCGATATAGTTTCGTCATCGACCAAGAAGATTTATAGTCACGATAGCCGAGAAAGACGATAGATGGCGCTCTATCGGAAAGAAGACTGGCTCGAAGCGAAGTATTGGGAGGAAGGACTCACACAGAGAGAAATCGCGGATAAATGCAGTGTCTCGCCATCGACAATTCGGAAATACATGAAGCGGTTCGGCATTCCGACCCGAGAGATGCGCGGCGAGAATCACCCAATGTACGGACGTGAGCGGACCGAAGCGGAGAAACGGAAAATCTCCGAGTCGCTGGAGGGCCGGTCGTTCTCCGAGGAGACTCGCCAGCGCATGTCGGAGGCCCACGAAGGTAACGAGATAGACGACGACGTTCGTGAACGAATTGCCGATTCGCTCGAAGGACTCACTCGGTCGGAGGAGACGCGCCGGAAGATGAGCGAATCGACTGCCGGAGAGGCGAATCCGAACTGGCGAGGCGGCTACAGTAGGCGCTACGGTCCCGGTTGGTCCGTCGCGCGCCAGACCGTTCGAGAGCGCGACGAAGTGTGCCAGAACTGCGGCCACGACGGGGCGGACCACCGTCTGGAAGTCCACCATATCATTCCCGTCAGAGTATTCCGGAACGCGGAACACCTCGAAATCGAGGACGCGCACGCCGAACAGAATCTGGTGCTTCTCTGCAATCGCTGTCACGGCCGGGCCGAACACGGCCAAATCGAGTTCGACGCACCGGTCGCGCTTCTATTCGAAGGCAAGCGCGGGAACTCCTCGCGTGCTAAATCGCACCACAGCGATAGAGCGATTTAGTTGGGTTTATAAGTATCGGGTCCATTGGTCAAAATGCGTCCGGAAGCGGACCCGGACCGCGAGAGTCGCTCCGTTGGTGTAGCCCGGCCAATCATTCGGGCCTTTCGAGCCTGTGACCTGGGTTCAAATCCCAGACGGAGCATACTTTTCCAGAAAACTACCTTCGGATAGTGGCGATTCTTCGATTCGACATCCGTGCGGATTGCGGCAGTTCTCCTACTCGAACCAGAGGTCCCCGAACGACTCGAAGAACGATTGCCCGGTATCCACGCGTTCGTAGCGCGCCCGGAGGTCCCGCGCCGCGTTCTCCACCGCGTCGGCGTGGGCGTCGAACTCCTCGCGGTAGGACCGTTCTAACCGATTGCTGACGTAGGCGCGGAGCGATTGGTCGCTTTCGAGTGCCTCGAAGACGGTATCCCGGCCGGTTGGTAGGGTTCGCTCCTCGGGGGCAACGACGTGCCCGAGGACCACCTGATTCGAGGCCAGCGCCTCCAGTCCAGCGTCGATAGCATCCACGTCGCCCAAGAAATCACTGCACACGACGACGAGCGCCTTGGAGTCGATGGTGCCAGCGTAGTTCGCCAGCGCGGTCTCGAAATCGGCCTCGCCGTCGGGGGAAATCTCGTTGCATCGTTCGACCAGTCCCAGCACCTCGCCTCGATTGGAGCGCCCGCGGTCGAGGCGCTCCGCCGTCGAGTCGAAGACCGCGAATCGGAAGTCGTTGTGTTCGCGGGCGGTCAGATAGGCGAACCCCAACCCGAGTTTGGCGGCGGTCTCGAACTTGTGGGCGTCGGCGTCGCCGAAGTCCATCGAGGCGCTGGCGTCCACCAGCACGTGGACCGTGAAGTTGCGCTCGGCCTCGAACTGCTTGACGTATAGTTCGTCGGTCCGGGCGTAGAGGTTCCAATCGATAAATCGGGGTTCGTCGCCGGGGGTGTAGCACCGGTAGTCGGCGAAGGTCAGGCCCTCGCCGACCGCCTCGGTGGTGCGCTCGCCCTGCTGGTTCGACCGGGCGTCTCGATTGCGGGCGGACTCGAACCGGTCGAGTTCGTCCAGAAAGTCGGTGGTAATCATCGGTCGGAGACCAACGCCTCGATTACGTCGTCGGGAGTCATCCCCTCGCGTTCGGCCCGGAAATCGACCACGACGCGGTGGCGCAGGACCGGCACGGCCATCGCGGTCACGTCCTCGCTACTGACGTGGGTTCGGCCCTCGACCAGCGCGCGGGCTTTCGCGGACCGGACCAGCGACATGCTGGCCCGAGGACTCGCGCCGTACTCCAAATCGTCGGCGCGCCGGGTGTCGCGCACGATGTCGACCGCCGTGTCCCGGATGTCGTCGGCGATGGGGACCTGATGAGTCAGTCTCTGCATCTGGCGGAGTTGTCCGGCCGAGACCTTCGTTTCGACCGAGACGGAGGCGTCCACGTCGCGGGTGTAGCGGTCAACGATTTCGCGTTCGGCCTCGGCGTCGGGGTAGTCCAGCAGAATCTTCATCAGGAAGCGGTCGGACTGGGCCTCGGGCAGGGGATAGGTCCCCTCTTGGTCGATGGGGTTCTGGGTCGCCAGCACGAAGAACGGTTCGGGCAGGTCGTAGGTCTCGTTGCCCGCCGTGACTTGGCCCTCCTCCATCGCTTCCAGCAGGGCGGACTGGGTCTTCGGCGTCGCCCGATTGATTTCGTCGGACAGCACGAGGTTGGCGAACACCGGTCCCTTCTCGAAGGTGAACGTCCGGCCGGTCTCGGTCTCGCGGACCATCTCCGTCCCGATGACGTCCGAGGGCATCAGGTCCGGCGTGTTCTGGATGCGCGAGAACGACAGGTCGGTCACTTCCGAAAGCGTCCGGACGAGGAGGGTCTTCCCCAGTCCGGGCGTACTTTCGAGCAGGGCGTTGCCGTCGCAGAGCAGGCAGGCAAGCACTTGGTCTACCACCTGCTCCTGTCCGACGATGCGTTTGCGCACCTCGGACCGAATCGCTTGAATGCGGTTCGTCACGTCGTCGATAGTCGGTTGTCGGTCGGTCATGTGTCGGTTGTCGAGTTTCGGTCGGTCACGCCGTCGCGTTCTCCTGTAGTCGATGCGCGTAGCGTTGCACCAGCGCGGCGTCCTCAACTCGGTCGGGCGAGGAGAACCCGGCGCGCTGGGCATCGACCTCCTCGTCGCCGGAGTCGCCGTCGCTGTTCTCGTAGTTCCAGTCGCGGTCACCCTCACCGCCGGGACTCGCGCTGACTGCGGCAGAGAGGTTCTCAGAGCCGGCAGTCACGTCGGTCGGGTCGCCCAGAATCTCGTCGCCGGATTTGAGGTCGGCGGTCTGGTTCGTGAGCGGGCGGTCGGTGGGGCCGCCGGCATCCGGCCCCGCACCCGCCTCCGAGGACCCGAGGCCCAAATCGACGCCCACGACCGCGGTCTGGACCGTCGCCAGACTCAGCGCGAGCGCCACCGCCACCGTCGCCGCGAGTCGGGTCGCGTTTAGCAGGCCGACGCTGGAGGTCTCGCGGAGTTTCGCCAGCACGTCGGCGTAGAGCGCTCGCGTCATGGGATTCGGTCGGCCAGTCCCGTCGCCCCAGTCGGATTCGGCCGCGTCGCGGGCGGTCCGAAGCGCCTCGCTGACCGCGGGGTTGGCGGCCTCGAACTGTTCGGCGGCGGGGCGGCGCGAGCGGAGGACGAACTCCCCGGCGAAGGCACCGATGCCGGCGACTACGGCGACCACGGTGCCGAGGTCAGGCGAGGGCAGTCCCGCCGAGGAGAACGCCGCCCTGCCGACCTCGGCCTCCAGCGCGGGGACGCCGACCACGGTGGCCGCGAAATCGACGGCCAGCAGGACGCAGGCCGCATCGACGCTGGCGTAGACCAGCGTCGCCTTCCGGCACTCTCTGCGAATCTCAGCGAGCGCGGCCCGGACCTCGTTCTCCTCGGCCGCGTGTTCGTTCGTTGCAGACTCCTTTTTGTTTGTTTCAGATTTATTTTTGTTTGCTTTGGAAATATTTGCATTTGCTTCGGGGACAGACTCGTCGGTCATGGTCGCACCTCCGCGAGGAGGCCGTCGCCGGTCCGGGCCTCGGTGAGTTCGCTTTCGGACGCCGACCCTGCGCTCGCCCGACTCCGCCGGAGTCGGTCGGGTCGGCGGTAGTCGTTCGACGACGAGTCCTCCAACTCGTCGATTTCGTCCTGAAGGCGGTTGATTTTCGTCCGGAGTTCCTGTATCGTCTCGTTCTTGCGGTTCAGCATCGTCTGCTGGCGCTCGACGGTCTGGTTGACCTGCTCCAGCGTCTCGTTGCGAGTGTCGGCCCGCGATTCGAGGCGGTCGATGGTCCGGTTGAGTTCTTCGGTGCGGTCCTCGGCGGCCTCGAACTGGCGTTTCAGCCTGTCGCGCTCGTCTTTCAGTCGCGCGAGCCGATTTCTGGCCGTCTCCAACTTCCCTTCGGTCGTGTTGAGTTCCGACTGGGTGGCGTTGAGTCGCTTCTCGGTCGCCCGCAACTGCTTGGACACCTCCTGAATGTCCGAGAGTCGGGTCTGAAGCGACTGGTTGATGTTCCGGAGCGTGCGATTCAGTTCCTCGACCCGATTCTGCTTGGCCTTCACTTTCGCCGATAGCTCCTCGTTCTCGTCGGCCAACTGCTGGTTCTCGGTCCGTAGTTGGTCCACCGACTCCTGATAGTAGACCGTCGTGCCGACCAGTCCGAACGCCGACAGGCCGACGAGGAGCGCCAGCGCGACGTTGATTGTGTCACCGATGTAACTCATGGAATCACTCCCTGACCGCGATAGCGCCCGAGTCGCCGGGCGCAGATTTCCCCGACGAGGACGACCAACCCTGCCAGCAGGGCTATCCAGTCCCACGACCGCTCAACGTGGCGCTTCCGGGTCGCCTGTCGCTCGATTGCCGAGGCGATGGCCGCGGGTCGGCGCGGCGAGAACGCCCGGCCGCCGGTCCGCTCGACCACCTGTTTGAGTCCCGAGGCCACGCCGAGGCTGGCGTACTCGGCCGGGTAGTTGACGGCGTAGGCGCTCCCCGGAAGTTCGCGGTAGCCAACTTCGGTCGGGACCTCCTCGGCCTCGTAGCGCCCCGGCGCGACCGCCGAAAACGAGAGGCCGGATTTCTCGGCGCTTTCCGGGGGATTCTGTCCGGCGTAGACCACGGTCGTCGGTTCGCCGACGCGGGTGTCGGGCGAGGAGACCACGCCGGTCGCCTTGCGCTGGGGGTCGCCGATGGCCCAGTTCACCGACCGCGAGAGCAACAGCGAGTCGGGTTTCTCCCGCAGGTCGCCGAGGCCGCCGTCGGGTCCGTAGGCGGTGACGGCGGCGACTCGCCCGAGGCCGAACCGCCACGTCGAGATGGCGGGTGCGCCGTAGCCCGTGGCCACCAGTAGGTCCGCGCCCGGCTTGACGCGGACCTCGTTCGACCCCGGAAGGCTCGCTGTCGGCGAAATTCCGCGGGTGACGAAGTGACCGTCGTCCACCACGACGGCGTGGTCGCCGCTGTACCGCCGGTTCGGGCCGCCGAACTCGACCCGGAGGCGGTTGGTCTGGTCGGCCAGCAGGAAGGTGCCGTCTGTCCGGTCGGCGACTCCTCGGAGGAGGCCCTCGTTGACGCTCCCGACGCCGACGCTGACGACCCGGACGTTCCGGTCGGCGAGTGTCTCGGCCGCCCCGAATGCGGGTTTCGGCGAGTCTCGACCGTCGCTCAGGAGGATGACCGTGCCGCCCTCGTCGCCGAGGACCTTCGACGCGCCGAGCAGTCCCTTCCCGATGTTGGTACTCCCGCCGCTCCGGAGGCTCCGAATCTTGCGCTTCAACTTCGCTCGCCCGGATTTCAGCGACGTGAGGTCGGCGACCCGGTAGGCGTTGCCGTCGAACGCGACCACGCCGGCCTCGTTGCGGTCCCCGAGTTGCGAGAGGACGTCGAGCGCAAGCGCCTTCTGGACTCGCATCCCGGCCTTCGCGCTTCCGGACACGTCCACCGCCAGCACGACACGGGACTTCTGCCCGGTCGAACCGCCGGGCCGGACCGGGAGGAGCGACGAGATGCGGGAGTTGTCGTACCGGCCCTTCTCGTAGGCGCGTTCGCCGCCGACCACGACGAGGCCGCCGCCGTCGATGACGTGGCCTTGGAGCGCGCCGACGTTGCCGAGGTCCGGGCCGGCCACGTCCTGCACGACCACGGCGTAGTAGTCGCTCAGGTTCGCGGGGACCGACTTCGCTCGGGTCACGTCGTAGAGGTTCCGGAGATACGTTTCGAGGGCGTAGTCGCCCCGACTCACGTAGAGGACGCGAGGCTGTTCGACCACCTGCACCGTCTTCCGGGACACGTCGTTGACCGCGAAGGCGTCCTCGACGGTGCCCGAGACGCGGGCCGTGACCCGGTGGGGACCGGTCTCGCTGAAGTTGTGCGACAGCGAGAGGGTGCCGTCTTTCGGAACCGCTCGGGAGACGACCTGCGAGCCATCCACCGAGACCGTGACTTTCGCACCCGCCGGCGACTCCTCGACGCCCGCCACGCGGACGCCGAATCGGCTCTCGACGCCGACGCTGGCCTTCCGCGGGCCGGAGAGGGTAACCCGAACGTCAGACCGGTTCGACGTGAGTCGGACTCGGTTGACCGTCGCGTTGACCTCCTCGGCGAGGTCCCCGGCCCGAGACAGCGACGTGCCGCCCGTGACCTGCCCGTCCGAGACCACCAGCAGGCTGGCGTTCGGCCGGAGGTTGGCGACCACGCCCTCGCCGATTCGGGACCGGTTTTTCGCGCCAATCGTGACGCGGTTCACCGCGACGCCCTCCTGCTCGATGTCAGATTCGAGGTTGTCGGCGACCGGCGAGTGGACGCCCATGCTGGCCGACTGGTCCACCAGCATCGTGACCTGCGGGTCGCCCGCCGTGGTCGCGGTGGTGACGGTCGTCGGCCCGGCGGCGGCGGTCACGAGGCAGGCGACGACGACGAGTCGGGTCCCAAAGAGCGCGAGACGAGCGCGCCGGCCGGGGTCGCTGTCGGCCGACTTTGGTTCTGCTTCCGATTCCGACTCGTCGCCGCCTCGCCGGACGACCAGCAACCACAGGACCACTGCGGCGACCGGCACGCCCCCGAAGACGACCGGTCGGGCGAACTCGACCGACGCACCGATGGGGAGGTTCGACAGGAGACTCATCACAGGTCACCCCGGTAGCGCAGGAAGGCCATCTCCAGCAGGACCAGCAGGACCGCAAGCCCCGCGACGGCCGGCGTCAACTTCTGGGGAACGGTCGCCGTCTCGGTGTCGCTGGCCGTCGCTCCGCCGGCCGTCTCTCCGGCCTCGATTGCTGGCGCGGTGACGTTCGACTCGTCGGCGCTGGCCAGCGACGCGGCGTACCGCTGTCCTCCGGCCTCGTAGAAGCCGACCTGCCGGAAGGCGAGGACCCCGGCCTCGCGCGTTCCGTCGGGCGTCGTGACCGTCGCGTTGCCCCCGAGCGGGAGGGTGGTCCCGGTCCGGCGGTTCATCGCCGACAGCGAGCGCCGGCCGGTGAGTTCGTAGGCGACGCGCTTCCAGAACACCGGATACCGGTAGTTGTGTTCGAACGACGAGTTGTTGGCGGGGTAGCCGTAGTAGAACACC
This genomic window contains:
- a CDS encoding DUF58 domain-containing protein encodes the protein MITTDFLDELDRFESARNRDARSNQQGERTTEAVGEGLTFADYRCYTPGDEPRFIDWNLYARTDELYVKQFEAERNFTVHVLVDASASMDFGDADAHKFETAAKLGLGFAYLTAREHNDFRFAVFDSTAERLDRGRSNRGEVLGLVERCNEISPDGEADFETALANYAGTIDSKALVVVCSDFLGDVDAIDAGLEALASNQVVLGHVVAPEERTLPTGRDTVFEALESDQSLRAYVSNRLERSYREEFDAHADAVENAARDLRARYERVDTGQSFFESFGDLWFE
- a CDS encoding DUF7502 family protein → MTDESVPEANANISKANKNKSETNKKESATNEHAAEENEVRAALAEIRRECRKATLVYASVDAACVLLAVDFAATVVGVPALEAEVGRAAFSSAGLPSPDLGTVVAVVAGIGAFAGEFVLRSRRPAAEQFEAANPAVSEALRTARDAAESDWGDGTGRPNPMTRALYADVLAKLRETSSVGLLNATRLAATVAVALALSLATVQTAVVGVDLGLGSSEAGAGPDAGGPTDRPLTNQTADLKSGDEILGDPTDVTAGSENLSAAVSASPGGEGDRDWNYENSDGDSGDEEVDAQRAGFSSPDRVEDAALVQRYAHRLQENATA
- a CDS encoding NUMOD3 domain-containing DNA-binding protein — protein: MYGRERTEAEKRKISESLEGRSFSEETRQRMSEAHEGNEIDDDVRERIADSLEGLTRSEETRRKMSESTAGEANPNWRGGYSRRYGPGWSVARQTVRERDEVCQNCGHDGADHRLEVHHIIPVRVFRNAEHLEIEDAHAEQNLVLLCNRCHGRAEHGQIEFDAPVALLFEGKRGNSSRAKSHHSDRAI
- a CDS encoding AAA family ATPase yields the protein MTDRQPTIDDVTNRIQAIRSEVRKRIVGQEQVVDQVLACLLCDGNALLESTPGLGKTLLVRTLSEVTDLSFSRIQNTPDLMPSDVIGTEMVRETETGRTFTFEKGPVFANLVLSDEINRATPKTQSALLEAMEEGQVTAGNETYDLPEPFFVLATQNPIDQEGTYPLPEAQSDRFLMKILLDYPDAEAEREIVDRYTRDVDASVSVETKVSAGQLRQMQRLTHQVPIADDIRDTAVDIVRDTRRADDLEYGASPRASMSLVRSAKARALVEGRTHVSSEDVTAMAVPVLRHRVVVDFRAEREGMTPDDVIEALVSDR
- a CDS encoding vWA domain-containing protein, yielding MSLLSNLPIGASVEFARPVVFGGVPVAAVVLWLLVVRRGGDESESEAEPKSADSDPGRRARLALFGTRLVVVACLVTAAAGPTTVTTATTAGDPQVTMLVDQSASMGVHSPVADNLESDIEQEGVAVNRVTIGAKNRSRIGEGVVANLRPNASLLVVSDGQVTGGTSLSRAGDLAEEVNATVNRVRLTSNRSDVRVTLSGPRKASVGVESRFGVRVAGVEESPAGAKVTVSVDGSQVVSRAVPKDGTLSLSHNFSETGPHRVTARVSGTVEDAFAVNDVSRKTVQVVEQPRVLYVSRGDYALETYLRNLYDVTRAKSVPANLSDYYAVVVQDVAGPDLGNVGALQGHVIDGGGLVVVGGERAYEKGRYDNSRISSLLPVRPGGSTGQKSRVVLAVDVSGSAKAGMRVQKALALDVLSQLGDRNEAGVVAFDGNAYRVADLTSLKSGRAKLKRKIRSLRSGGSTNIGKGLLGASKVLGDEGGTVILLSDGRDSPKPAFGAAETLADRNVRVVSVGVGSVNEGLLRGVADRTDGTFLLADQTNRLRVEFGGPNRRYSGDHAVVVDDGHFVTRGISPTASLPGSNEVRVKPGADLLVATGYGAPAISTWRFGLGRVAAVTAYGPDGGLGDLREKPDSLLLSRSVNWAIGDPQRKATGVVSSPDTRVGEPTTVVYAGQNPPESAEKSGLSFSAVAPGRYEAEEVPTEVGYRELPGSAYAVNYPAEYASLGVASGLKQVVERTGGRAFSPRRPAAIASAIERQATRKRHVERSWDWIALLAGLVVLVGEICARRLGRYRGQGVIP